In the genome of Helicovermis profundi, the window GGAAAAAAAGAAACAGGTGAAAAATTAGTCAAATATTTTAATGATAAGTTAGAATTTATTGATTCTAAAATAAAAAATATAAGCGAAGAAGATAGAAAAACAATTTATTTAGCTGGTGCAAGAGGGATTCTTTCAACATCTGCGGGTACTTTTTATCAACATGAATTAATGGAACGTGCGGGTGGCATTGATGTAGCAGGCAAGTTAAAAGGCGGATGGAATGAGGTGTCGATTGAGCAGTTACTTAAATGGAATCCAGATGTTATTACTTCAATAATGTACACTCCAAAAGGGACGCCGAAAGAGATACTTTCGAATGGAAAACTTTCTAAAATTTCAGCAATAATCAATAAAGAGGTTTACCAAATGCCATCAAATATTGAGCCGTGGGATATGCCCGAACCATCAAGTATTCTTGGAATGCTATGGTTAAGCAAGACTTTATATCCTAATGAATTTACTGACTATGATTTTTCACAAGATGTTGATTCTTTCTATAAAGAATTTTATGGTAAAAGTTTTAAAGAATTAGGAGGAAAATTATAAATGAAAAATAATCGAAATATTATTAATGTCAAAAATAGTAGAATTACTTATGAAAGAAAACTTATATTTAAATTTTCGCTGCTATTATTTGTTGTTTTAATTATTTCGATGTTTATTGGAAGATATAAAATTGGTTTTTATGACCTTGTTGAAGTTTTAGGAAACTTTCAAAATTATTTATTTCATAAGGAGCTAATATCAACTAATGATATGATTATTTATAATATACGCCTACCTAGAATAATATTAGCAATTTTAGTTGGAGCTGGTTTATCTGTTTCAGGACTTGTGTTTCAAAATATATTTAAAAATCCAATTGCTTCTCCTGATATTTTGGGTGTTACATCAGGAGCTAGTTTTGGGGCTGCACTTGGGATAATTTTACCTATGGAATTTCCTTTAAAAATTGAACTTCTTTCTTTTATATTCGGTTTAGTTGCAGTAAGTATCACTTATATAATTAAAAAAATGTCTAAAAATACGAGTCTACTATATTTGATACTTTCGGGAATAATTGTATCTGCATTTTTCACTTCATTGTTATCATTTATTAAATACATTGCTGATCCATATAATGAACTTCCATCGATTGTTTTTTGGACTATGGGAGGTTTGTTTAATGCAACTTGGGGAAATGTTTTATCAACATCAATTATTGTTATTCCAAGTATAATTATAATTAATGCATTAAAATTTAAAATTAAGATTCTTTCTTTAAAGGATGATGAGGCAAAAAGTTTAGGAGTAAATGTTTATAAACTTAGAAAATTCATTCTTATAATCGTTTCCCTTGTTGTTTCATATGTTGTAAGTGTTGCTGGAACAATTGGTTGGATAGCATTAATTGTTCCACATATAGTAAAAATCATTTCTAAAAAAAATCGTGATATATACTTATCAACTGCAATATTTGGTGGAACTATTTTATTAGTATTTGATGATTTAGCTAGAAGTATTAGCCCAAGTGAAATACCAGTTGGAATACTTACTGCTTTAATAGGAGCTCCAATACTTGCTTATTTGTTGCTATCTAAAAAAGCAATTTAGATAATAAAAGAATTGAAAGGGTGATTTGATGGAAATCAAGGTAGAAAATTTGAACTTTAAATATAATGATAATGATGTTCTAAGTAAAATTAATTTGAAATTTAACTCTGGAAAAATCTACGGCATACTTGGAAGAAACGGTTCTGGTAAAACTACACTGATTAAATTGATACTTGGTTTGCTTAAACAAAATAGCGGTAATATCTATATTGGAAAAGAGAATTCTACTACGATAAATTTTAAAAAATTATCTAAACTTATAGCTTTCGTTCCACAGGATTATGAAAGTCAAACCGATATAAGTGTAATTGATATTGTTTTAATGGGAAGAAATCCATATCTTAATACCTTTCAAAACCCTTCAAAAGAAGATTATAAAATTTGTTATAGAGTTATGGAAAATTTAAATTTAACTCATTTATCAAATTATAGTTTTTCCAAATTAAGCGGTGGCCAAAGACAAATGGTTTTAGTTGCTAGAGCCATTGCCCAAGAAACTGAATTTATTGTTTTTGATGAACCTATTTCAAATTTAGATATTAAAAATCAGCATGATGTATTAGCTTTTATAAAAAATATGGCAAATAGATATGGTAAAGGTATAATTGTTTCAATTCATGATCCAAATTTGGCAAATCGATATTGTGATAATATTGTAATGCTAAAGGATGGTCAAGTATTTAAAAATGGCTTGTCGAAAGATGTTTTTTCTGAAAACACTCTTAAAGAATTATATGATATTGATTTTAATTTTATTGAAAATGATATAATAAGTCATTATAAAATAAATTAATGAAAGGGCTGATAATTTGGAAATTTTATTGCTTGATGAAATTAAAAAAGAATTAAAAAAAGGAAATAAAGTTGCGTACGTGATTATTATAGATAAAGAAGGTTCCACTCCAAGAGGTGAAGGTACTTCTATGGTTGTCAGAATTGATGGTACTACACTTGGAACTGTTGGCGGAGGAATAAGTGAATTTAAAGCAACTAATGAGGCTAAGAAATGTATAAAAAGAGGTATAAGTAAAACATTAGATTTAAGCTTAAATATTGAGCCAAAAAATATTGAATCTGTATGTGGGGGTAATGTAAAAGTGTTTATAAAAACTTATATACCGCAAAATAAACTTATTCTTGCAGGTGGTGGACATGTTGCATATGGTCTGTATAAATTTGCATTAGAACTTGGTTTTTTAGTTACAGTCTTTGATGACAGAGAAGAATTTGCAAGTAAAGATAGATTTCCTAAAGCTGACAACTTATACTATGGGGATATAATTAAAAATTTAAATGAAATTGAAATTGATGATACAACATATATTGTAGTTGCAAGTAAAAGTCATAAATCAGATGAAAATATACTAAGCAATTTAGTAAAAACAAATGCAAAATATATTGGTATGCTAGGAAGTCGAAAAAAAGTGGATTCTATTTTTAATAGTCTTATAAAAAATGGAGTAAAAAAAGAAGATTTAGATAAAATATATGCTCCAATAGGAATTGGAATCGGCGGAGAAACACCAGAAGAAATTGCACTAAGTATTATTTCAGAAATAATTAAAATAAAAAATGACGGAAAAGAAAGACATATGAAAGAAATAAAAATATAGTAGAAATTGACGTTTTAAATAACTGAAAAGTTTCTTGCGAAAACACAAGAATTATGTTAATATAATGAAGTAAAATAACTTAATAAAAGTATAAGGTTTAATTATTAATTAAAAGGGAAAGAGGTATATTCCTCTACAGCCCCCGCTACTGTATTTGTGGACGAACGTTTTCATAACCACTGTGTGTAAACATGGGAAGGGAAGACAAGTAGGTTGAAGCATAAGTCAGGAGACCTGCCTTTACTTTGGAAAAAGAATTTCTTCGGTGGGAAGAAAAGTATTTTATTTTTTAAACTACTAGCTCACTATGGCTAGTTTTTTTTGTTTTTGTTGACTACTCAAATCGAGTTTTCATATATCAAACATCGTCTTAGGTAGCCGAAAGGTTTCCTACCTTAACCCTTTAAAAAGGGTTTTTTTTATACAAATAAAGCGGTGCAAAAAATCAACAAAAGATAAATTTAGGCTTGCCTAAAAATTTATCTTTTGTTGATTTTTTATAGGGAATTCATTCCCTAACTGAGCGAACGTAAGCAAACAAAGTTTGCGGTTCGCCAGTTGCACCGCTAAACCTTTATAAAGTGAATTAAATTTAGGCTTGCCTAAAAATTTATCTTTTGTTGATTTTTTATAGGGAATTCATTCCCTAACTGAGCGAACGTAAGCAAACAAAGTTTGCGGTTCGTCAGTTGCACCGCTAAACTTTTAGAAAGTGAATTAAATTTAGGCTTGCCTAAAAATTTATATTTTGTTGATTTTTTATAGGGAATTCATTCCCTAACTGAGCGAACATAAGCAAACAAAGTTTGCGGTTCGTTAAGCGCACCGCTAAATCTTTAGAAAGTGAATTAAATTTAGGCAAGCCTAAAAATTTATATTTTGTAATGTCTTTTACAGGTATCATTTCATCTACATAAAATAATAATAATGCGTAATTATTCGTTAACTTGCTTCATAAATTATTTCTTTAAATTAGCGAAGAATTTAATTCTTACTTTACATATTATCACAAATAAGTGTGAATATTAATCTTATGCTTAAGAGTTTTTTATATCTAACTTCTTAAAGTTGGGTATAAAGAACTCTAAAAGATTTTAGATTAATCAATTCATTTTAGGGTATAAATTAACCAATAATAATAGATTTTTTAATATATATCTATAATGTTGAGGAGGAAACAAGTAATGAAAAAGTATATGTTTATTATTTTAATCGTATTAGGCATGTTTTTACTACTTGCTTGTAATAATAAAGTAACAATAGAAACACATGAAGACGAATTAGTTCAGGTAGAAGTAACAGCTACTAATTTCAAAATTGAAACTATATTAGATCAAGAAGAATCAAAAATTGATGTTATTTTAAAGGCCAAAAATGATAATTCAGATATTATTTGGGAAAAAAAGTGGGAGGGAAATCAGTTAACAGAACTTCCTTCAAATTCAGATTATGTAATTTTCGGTGATAGAATTTACATTGAAGTAGCTGCTAATTTATATGCAATGGATATTAATACTGGTGAAGAAATTTTCGAACCAATAATAGTTGGTGTAATTGAAATTCCAATCCTTGATAAGGATGGAAATATATATTGCAGTGGTTATTATGGACCGTTTCTTACAAAGATTTCTCTATTTGGTGAAATTAAGTGGCAAGTTGAAAGTATAGAAGAAGCTTTGTGGCCTGGAAAACCATATATTGAAGGTGAATATATTTATGTTCCATATCAGCCTATAAATGAAGGTTCTTTTAATGTTTGTCAATTTGAATTGGAAAATGGTGTAGAAGGCAATTATTATTGGATTGAAGAAAACCAATTACTGTGGGAAAAAGTTGAAGCATCATCGAGTTTAGATAAGTATAATATTTCTAATATATTGGATAATAA includes:
- a CDS encoding ABC transporter substrate-binding protein, with amino-acid sequence MKKNIRSIILVVLILIISLSLVACNKSSSVNNNINSKDNQSIKIDEKNTDDSSSVKELRIVTTYKPATNIVLALGGVKNLVGANDSALKDKLINSLDSTAKDRILEIGSKKHGINIEEVVSLKPDLVIMFPTKDTDETVKKLENQGIKVVSIYPENIELLQNEILNIANAMGKKETGEKLVKYFNDKLEFIDSKIKNISEEDRKTIYLAGARGILSTSAGTFYQHELMERAGGIDVAGKLKGGWNEVSIEQLLKWNPDVITSIMYTPKGTPKEILSNGKLSKISAIINKEVYQMPSNIEPWDMPEPSSILGMLWLSKTLYPNEFTDYDFSQDVDSFYKEFYGKSFKELGGKL
- a CDS encoding FecCD family ABC transporter permease; amino-acid sequence: MKNNRNIINVKNSRITYERKLIFKFSLLLFVVLIISMFIGRYKIGFYDLVEVLGNFQNYLFHKELISTNDMIIYNIRLPRIILAILVGAGLSVSGLVFQNIFKNPIASPDILGVTSGASFGAALGIILPMEFPLKIELLSFIFGLVAVSITYIIKKMSKNTSLLYLILSGIIVSAFFTSLLSFIKYIADPYNELPSIVFWTMGGLFNATWGNVLSTSIIVIPSIIIINALKFKIKILSLKDDEAKSLGVNVYKLRKFILIIVSLVVSYVVSVAGTIGWIALIVPHIVKIISKKNRDIYLSTAIFGGTILLVFDDLARSISPSEIPVGILTALIGAPILAYLLLSKKAI
- a CDS encoding ABC transporter ATP-binding protein; translation: MEIKVENLNFKYNDNDVLSKINLKFNSGKIYGILGRNGSGKTTLIKLILGLLKQNSGNIYIGKENSTTINFKKLSKLIAFVPQDYESQTDISVIDIVLMGRNPYLNTFQNPSKEDYKICYRVMENLNLTHLSNYSFSKLSGGQRQMVLVARAIAQETEFIVFDEPISNLDIKNQHDVLAFIKNMANRYGKGIIVSIHDPNLANRYCDNIVMLKDGQVFKNGLSKDVFSENTLKELYDIDFNFIENDIISHYKIN
- a CDS encoding XdhC family protein codes for the protein MEILLLDEIKKELKKGNKVAYVIIIDKEGSTPRGEGTSMVVRIDGTTLGTVGGGISEFKATNEAKKCIKRGISKTLDLSLNIEPKNIESVCGGNVKVFIKTYIPQNKLILAGGGHVAYGLYKFALELGFLVTVFDDREEFASKDRFPKADNLYYGDIIKNLNEIEIDDTTYIVVASKSHKSDENILSNLVKTNAKYIGMLGSRKKVDSIFNSLIKNGVKKEDLDKIYAPIGIGIGGETPEEIALSIISEIIKIKNDGKERHMKEIKI
- a CDS encoding NADase-type glycan-binding domain-containing protein; the protein is MKKYMFIILIVLGMFLLLACNNKVTIETHEDELVQVEVTATNFKIETILDQEESKIDVILKAKNDNSDIIWEKKWEGNQLTELPSNSDYVIFGDRIYIEVAANLYAMDINTGEEIFEPIIVGVIEIPILDKDGNIYCSGYYGPFLTKISLFGEIKWQVESIEEALWPGKPYIEGEYIYVPYQPINEGSFNVCQFELENGVEGNYYWIEENQLLWEKVEASSSLDKYNISNILDNNKNTAWVEGKDDSGIDEWIYFESPIEKTVSKMIISNGYHKSNELYINNNRVDLLEIETSDGSSIEIGIVDHMLPIEIEFEEPLKTNSIKLIIKSVFSGEKYDDTVISGIKFY